The following are encoded together in the Alteromonas gilva genome:
- a CDS encoding sodium:solute symporter produces the protein MLAHYTLIDVLLFASYGVLLLVSGWYFNRKANNTSDYFLGSQSMPVWMVAMSVLATSQSAATFLGGPDQGYRGNLSYLATNLGAFIAAFFVARFLIPRFYSMKVYTVYELLESRFGANAKRQAGLMYLFGRVFASGARLYMAALAVAMILYGDIASSSVITATVIITVVGLVYSIYGGIRTVIYSDVMQAFTYIGAAVAVIIALLSAIPADIPSMLDALQNPGDGQLSKLTLFDTRVDFSPGGVFTLASVFTGFVLLNIAAFGLDQDMTQRVLTCKNASEGARAMLWSVVMVIPVMLLFITIGLLLYIYYQQPSLMAARAGAPTPEFAGEAVTIFMYYVLTDLPAGLKGLVTIGILAAALSTLNSGLNSMSSVLIQDLYRPWKLKRNQHVDEQHFVNAGRTAMAGVALALASMACLCYYWQQYSDTPLLQFALGVMVFSYSGLLGVYFVTLFTQRGSPASVAAALLCGFIVPLLLQPYVMGIYLPETWQFSLGFTWQLVIGTLVASLVCAWGQQAHHNPVLEAKAK, from the coding sequence ATGCTAGCCCACTATACACTGATTGACGTACTTCTCTTTGCCTCTTACGGCGTATTGCTGCTCGTCTCGGGTTGGTATTTTAACCGTAAAGCCAATAATACCAGTGACTACTTTCTGGGGAGTCAGTCAATGCCGGTATGGATGGTGGCGATGTCGGTGCTGGCCACGTCGCAATCTGCAGCCACTTTTTTAGGCGGCCCTGATCAAGGTTATCGCGGCAACCTGTCTTATCTGGCAACCAATCTTGGGGCGTTTATTGCGGCATTCTTCGTGGCACGTTTTCTTATTCCACGCTTTTATAGCATGAAAGTGTATACCGTTTATGAATTGCTTGAGTCTCGCTTTGGTGCCAACGCTAAACGCCAGGCAGGTTTAATGTACTTATTCGGCCGTGTGTTCGCCAGCGGTGCCCGTCTGTATATGGCTGCCCTGGCCGTCGCCATGATCCTGTATGGCGATATTGCATCATCCAGCGTCATTACGGCGACTGTCATTATCACTGTGGTGGGGCTTGTATATAGTATTTATGGCGGTATAAGAACAGTAATATACAGCGATGTTATGCAGGCGTTCACCTATATCGGCGCGGCGGTGGCCGTGATTATTGCCCTGCTATCAGCCATACCGGCCGATATTCCCAGCATGTTGGATGCGTTACAAAATCCCGGAGACGGACAGTTGTCCAAACTGACCCTGTTTGATACCCGGGTCGATTTTAGCCCTGGCGGTGTATTTACCCTGGCGTCGGTTTTTACCGGATTTGTATTACTCAATATTGCCGCGTTTGGTCTGGATCAGGACATGACACAACGGGTTCTCACGTGTAAAAATGCCAGTGAGGGCGCTCGTGCGATGCTGTGGTCGGTAGTCATGGTAATCCCGGTGATGCTGTTGTTCATTACGATTGGCCTATTACTGTATATCTACTACCAGCAGCCTTCACTTATGGCGGCCAGAGCGGGGGCACCCACGCCGGAGTTTGCTGGCGAAGCCGTGACAATATTTATGTACTATGTGCTTACCGACTTACCAGCCGGCCTTAAAGGACTGGTCACTATCGGCATTCTTGCCGCCGCATTATCGACACTTAATTCTGGTCTTAATTCTATGTCGAGCGTATTGATACAGGATTTATACCGGCCCTGGAAGCTAAAACGAAATCAACATGTGGATGAGCAACACTTTGTCAATGCAGGCCGTACTGCGATGGCAGGAGTCGCATTGGCATTAGCCTCGATGGCCTGTTTATGCTATTACTGGCAACAATACTCCGACACACCGTTGCTGCAGTTTGCACTGGGAGTCATGGTATTTTCATATAGTGGTCTACTTGGGGTGTACTTTGTTACACTATTTACTCAGCGTGGCAGCCCTGCGTCTGTCGCCGCTGCATTGTTGTGTGGTTTTATTGTCCCCTTACTGTTACAACCCTATGTAATGGGAATCTATTTACCTGAAACCTGGCAATTTAGCCTGGGTTTTACCTGGCAACTCGTGATTGGAACACTGGTTGCGTCGCTGGTGTGTGCATGGGGCCAACAAGCCCATCACAACCCTGTATTAGAGGCGAAAGCAAAATGA
- a CDS encoding exo-beta-N-acetylmuramidase NamZ family protein: MISRICLTVFILFVSALQTVQATITVAAEQPERYLPLLQGQRVGLVVNQTSRAHSLHLVDFLISKHIAVQAVFAPEHGFRGKLGAGEKVTDGKDPKTGLPIRSLYGKHKKPSPDMLADIDVLVFDIQDVGARFYTYISTLHYVMEAAAEQHIPLIVLDRPNPNGRFVDGPVRDPEFASFVGLDPIPLLHGMTVAELARMIKGEGWINAAQDLSLTVIPVAQYNRSMHYPLPIAPSPNLPNHHAVRLYPSLCLFEATVVSVGRGTPWPFQVIGFDELPLGEFHFTPRPMPESAPNPKLEGELLYGALLQDSDIEGFDITLLHRVFTQFRQAGIPLIDRPDFFDLLSGTDRLRQQLESGMSAADIRASWQADLTAFKTRRQPYLLYP; encoded by the coding sequence ATGATTAGCCGAATCTGCCTAACCGTTTTCATACTGTTTGTTAGCGCCCTGCAAACGGTGCAGGCAACTATCACGGTAGCAGCCGAACAACCTGAACGCTACCTGCCGTTGCTGCAAGGGCAACGGGTTGGCCTGGTCGTCAACCAGACCAGCCGTGCTCACAGCCTGCATCTGGTTGACTTTTTAATAAGTAAACATATCGCGGTACAGGCAGTATTTGCCCCGGAGCATGGCTTCAGAGGTAAACTCGGCGCCGGCGAAAAAGTCACCGATGGTAAAGATCCTAAGACCGGCCTGCCGATCCGTTCATTGTATGGTAAGCATAAAAAGCCCAGCCCCGACATGCTCGCTGATATCGATGTTCTGGTGTTTGACATACAGGATGTGGGCGCGCGCTTTTATACCTATATCAGTACGCTGCACTATGTAATGGAGGCCGCTGCGGAACAACACATACCGCTTATCGTGCTCGACCGCCCTAATCCCAATGGCCGTTTTGTTGATGGCCCCGTGCGCGATCCAGAGTTTGCGTCTTTTGTGGGCTTGGATCCAATCCCCTTGCTGCATGGTATGACCGTGGCCGAACTGGCCCGGATGATTAAGGGGGAAGGCTGGATAAACGCGGCACAGGATTTATCCCTGACGGTTATTCCTGTCGCACAGTATAACCGGTCAATGCACTACCCATTACCCATAGCGCCCAGTCCGAATTTACCCAATCATCATGCCGTCAGACTGTACCCGTCGTTATGTCTGTTTGAAGCAACGGTGGTGAGTGTTGGCCGCGGCACACCATGGCCCTTTCAGGTCATTGGCTTCGACGAGTTACCACTGGGTGAGTTTCACTTTACGCCGCGTCCGATGCCCGAAAGTGCCCCCAATCCAAAGCTTGAGGGAGAACTGTTGTATGGTGCGTTATTGCAGGACAGCGACATAGAAGGATTTGATATTACGCTGCTTCACCGCGTCTTTACGCAGTTCAGGCAAGCTGGTATACCGCTTATTGACCGGCCGGATTTCTTTGATCTGCTGAGCGGTACCGACCGTCTTCGCCAACAGTTAGAGAGCGGTATGAGCGCCGCCGATATTCGCGCGAGCTGGCAGGCTGACCTCACGGCTTTTAAAACGCGCCGCCAGCCTTATTTGCTTTACCCCTGA
- a CDS encoding MurR/RpiR family transcriptional regulator, which yields MSAFVKIKAIKHSLSSSESKLATFTLDSPNAVRDLSSQELANVVGVSQSSVVKFAQKLGYKGYPAFKLAVIDALNRETPNTQLHGKITLNDGFEQMADKLLSSKISVLNETRSLNELVEFEKAVEIIKNARRIMICGVGGSALVSKDFSFKLQKLGMMAIAEADGHIQLALAATFNEGDVVIAISESGATREIINVVNQAKENHASVISITKYGTTPVSEPADVKLYSVAEEASARLSSILARTAQELIIDMLFIALTQASRPGRKLLEKTNEVVSQFRRGSGTTQNNQG from the coding sequence ATGTCTGCCTTTGTTAAGATAAAAGCCATAAAACATTCGTTGTCCAGCAGTGAGTCGAAGCTGGCCACCTTTACGCTGGATTCGCCCAATGCAGTGCGCGATTTGTCATCACAGGAATTGGCAAATGTGGTGGGGGTCAGTCAGTCAAGCGTGGTTAAGTTTGCCCAGAAACTGGGTTACAAAGGCTATCCGGCATTTAAACTTGCAGTGATTGATGCGCTGAACCGTGAGACTCCCAATACCCAGCTGCACGGCAAAATTACGCTGAATGACGGTTTTGAACAAATGGCCGATAAGCTCCTGAGCAGTAAGATCAGTGTGCTCAATGAAACCCGTAGCCTTAACGAATTGGTTGAGTTTGAGAAAGCCGTCGAGATCATCAAAAACGCCAGACGCATCATGATTTGCGGTGTTGGCGGCTCGGCGCTGGTCAGCAAAGATTTTTCTTTTAAGCTACAAAAGTTAGGCATGATGGCCATCGCAGAGGCCGATGGTCATATACAGTTGGCGCTGGCAGCGACGTTCAATGAGGGCGATGTTGTCATTGCTATATCGGAGTCTGGTGCAACGCGGGAAATTATTAATGTGGTGAACCAGGCAAAAGAAAATCACGCCAGCGTTATTTCCATTACCAAATATGGCACTACCCCGGTATCAGAACCTGCCGACGTGAAACTCTATTCGGTGGCTGAAGAGGCATCGGCGCGACTGTCGTCAATTCTGGCCCGCACAGCGCAGGAGCTGATTATTGATATGTTGTTCATTGCCTTAACACAGGCTTCCCGCCCTGGCCGCAAGCTGCTGGAAAAAACCAACGAAGTGGTTTCACAGTTCAGACGCGGCAGCGGTACTACGCAGAATAATCAGGGGTAA
- a CDS encoding ZIP family metal transporter, giving the protein MDTSQIVWAGFLASGCASLGTAAGSLGVLLIKRLSRRLQDGLLSLAAGIMLAATFFSLLLPSIEYGSGYYGSNVAGALVASTGLLAGAFLLFFIHQSVPHEHFVTGREGASKTDIARIWLFVLAITLHNFPEGLAVGVGFAGGEVANGVTLAIGIGIQNIPEGLAVSVALLSVGFSQWRAALIGIGSGLVEPLGGLIGALAISTAEAFMPWALAFSAGAMLFIISDEIIPETHQNGNQNVATFCLLVGFVLMMILDVVLG; this is encoded by the coding sequence ATGGATACGTCGCAAATAGTCTGGGCCGGTTTTTTGGCGAGTGGCTGCGCCAGCCTGGGAACCGCCGCAGGCAGCCTTGGCGTGTTACTGATTAAACGCTTATCGCGTCGATTACAAGATGGCTTGTTGAGTTTAGCTGCCGGTATTATGCTCGCCGCCACGTTTTTTTCTTTGTTGCTCCCCTCAATTGAATACGGCAGTGGTTATTACGGTAGCAATGTTGCCGGTGCGCTGGTGGCGTCGACAGGGTTGCTGGCCGGGGCTTTTTTACTCTTTTTTATACACCAGTCAGTGCCTCACGAACATTTCGTGACCGGTCGTGAGGGCGCATCGAAAACCGATATCGCCAGAATATGGCTGTTTGTGCTGGCCATCACGTTGCATAATTTTCCGGAGGGGCTGGCGGTGGGTGTCGGCTTTGCCGGTGGTGAAGTGGCCAATGGCGTAACGTTGGCAATCGGCATTGGCATTCAAAATATACCAGAAGGTCTTGCCGTATCCGTCGCGTTATTGTCGGTCGGATTTTCGCAATGGCGAGCTGCCTTAATTGGAATTGGTAGCGGACTGGTAGAACCGCTCGGTGGTTTGATTGGAGCGTTGGCAATATCTACCGCGGAGGCCTTTATGCCCTGGGCGTTAGCGTTTTCGGCAGGGGCGATGTTATTCATTATTTCTGATGAAATTATTCCGGAAACGCACCAAAACGGCAATCAGAATGTGGCGACCTTTTGTTTGTTAGTCGGCTTTGTGTTGATGATGATACTGGATGTGGTATTAGGATAG
- a CDS encoding substrate-binding periplasmic protein gives MRLIVLFCAMFAALPALSNQPLNKTITLASAKDWKPYIYVNAQGKVAGTDYDLLRKTLQQSDVTLRTENLPEQRLAKLIEEGSVGVILGAAFTTDRHKHNYFSIPYRRETIVLGFRRSRHSAYSKASITDVLAADKLVALNRSGWFGEVLSDQLLTRYNNNIVHAEGTQRRLQLLMLDRVDAVVGDVDVLMAGALELGIDDFAVSEIPIHQTDVHFMFGHKQVTAAFVQQFNQSLAALITPAT, from the coding sequence GTGAGACTGATTGTATTGTTCTGTGCAATGTTTGCCGCTTTGCCGGCTTTATCAAACCAGCCGCTAAACAAGACAATTACGCTTGCCTCGGCGAAAGACTGGAAACCCTATATCTATGTCAACGCGCAGGGCAAGGTGGCCGGGACTGACTATGATTTACTCCGCAAGACGTTGCAGCAATCAGATGTCACGCTGCGTACAGAGAACCTGCCTGAACAACGCCTGGCAAAGCTGATCGAAGAAGGCTCTGTTGGTGTTATTCTCGGCGCGGCGTTCACCACTGACAGGCACAAGCATAATTACTTCTCAATCCCCTATCGCCGGGAAACGATCGTTTTAGGCTTCAGACGATCGCGTCACAGCGCCTACAGCAAGGCGAGCATTACCGACGTATTGGCCGCAGATAAACTGGTTGCCCTGAACAGGAGTGGCTGGTTCGGCGAAGTGCTGAGCGACCAGCTGTTGACCCGTTATAACAATAATATTGTCCATGCAGAAGGTACTCAACGGCGCTTGCAACTGCTCATGCTTGATCGGGTTGATGCAGTGGTGGGTGACGTAGATGTGCTTATGGCCGGGGCGCTGGAGTTAGGTATCGACGATTTTGCAGTGTCAGAAATACCCATCCATCAAACCGATGTCCATTTTATGTTTGGTCACAAGCAGGTGACTGCCGCTTTTGTGCAGCAGTTTAATCAGTCCTTAGCAGCCTTAATTACGCCCGCCACTTAA
- a CDS encoding YitT family protein, which translates to MNNTSHRVYEDVFALLCAGLFIAFGIFLFQSQELMVGGAAGLALLTTYIAPLDFGLLFFLINLPFYYLAWRHISKRFMINTFISVTTVSLFSEWVPHFVDISRIDPIFAAVFGGILIGVGMLIMFRHSSSLGGLGILAFYLQSRFNIRAGTFQLAVDTCILSLSFLYIDAELVLISILAAFCLNMVISLNHRPERYTLPSVKKSAADDDADHLHPQNG; encoded by the coding sequence ATGAATAATACATCACACCGTGTTTACGAAGATGTCTTTGCATTGCTGTGCGCAGGCTTGTTTATTGCGTTTGGGATTTTCCTGTTCCAGTCTCAGGAGCTTATGGTAGGTGGTGCTGCCGGGCTGGCTTTGCTCACGACCTACATTGCACCGCTCGATTTTGGCTTGTTGTTTTTTCTTATCAATTTGCCGTTCTACTATCTTGCCTGGCGCCATATCAGCAAGCGTTTTATGATCAATACTTTCATCTCGGTCACAACAGTATCGTTGTTTTCCGAGTGGGTGCCTCACTTTGTCGATATTTCTCGCATCGACCCAATCTTTGCCGCGGTGTTTGGCGGCATCCTAATTGGCGTAGGCATGCTCATTATGTTTCGGCATAGCTCCAGCCTTGGCGGTTTGGGAATATTGGCGTTTTACCTGCAAAGCCGGTTTAATATTCGCGCGGGGACATTTCAACTGGCCGTCGATACCTGTATTTTAAGCTTATCGTTCCTTTATATAGACGCTGAATTGGTACTGATTTCTATTTTGGCGGCATTTTGTCTGAATATGGTGATCTCATTAAATCATCGCCCGGAGCGCTACACGTTGCCCTCCGTAAAAAAGTCCGCCGCAGATGATGACGCTGATCATCTGCACCCACAAAATGGTTAA
- the alr gene encoding alanine racemase, which produces MSRSTRAIIDPDALRTNYRQLKPANGAGAIAVIKADAYGHGAVFVARALGAECDCFAVAICEEAVPLRAAGIVHPVLILEGPHDAEDCNIAARENFILMVHNRYQLNWLSKLSDTKRPRVWLKVDTGMHRLGFAPDEIATLFEEYQWLKRTECVLASHFACADEPQDDFNTHQFARFNEVAETLGLPICMANSAATLTQPMSQGMWCRLGIGLYGASPVNGVSAEEYGLVAAMQLKAQVIALHNVARGESVGYGRDWVAPRDSVIATVGIGYADGYPRHCPSGTPVIIRGQRAPLVGRVSMDMITIDVTGIEGVALQDDVELWGARLPVDEVAGWAGTISYELISRVSSRVPRDSR; this is translated from the coding sequence TTGAGCAGATCAACACGCGCTATCATTGACCCTGACGCCCTGCGCACTAACTACCGCCAGCTTAAACCAGCCAATGGCGCCGGTGCAATTGCGGTTATCAAAGCAGATGCATACGGACACGGGGCCGTGTTTGTCGCCCGCGCCCTAGGCGCAGAGTGTGATTGTTTCGCGGTTGCGATTTGCGAGGAAGCTGTCCCTCTTCGCGCCGCTGGCATAGTACACCCGGTGCTGATTCTGGAAGGGCCGCATGATGCAGAAGACTGCAATATCGCGGCCCGCGAAAACTTCATTTTAATGGTACATAATCGTTACCAGTTAAATTGGCTGAGTAAACTAAGCGATACCAAACGTCCACGGGTTTGGTTGAAAGTCGATACCGGCATGCACCGGCTCGGTTTTGCGCCGGATGAAATTGCGACATTGTTCGAAGAATATCAGTGGCTGAAGCGTACAGAGTGTGTTTTAGCGTCACATTTTGCCTGCGCAGACGAGCCGCAGGACGACTTTAACACGCACCAGTTTGCACGGTTTAATGAAGTGGCTGAAACGCTGGGCCTGCCAATTTGCATGGCCAATTCTGCCGCCACACTGACCCAGCCGATGAGCCAGGGCATGTGGTGTCGTCTGGGTATCGGCTTATATGGTGCCAGTCCGGTGAATGGCGTCAGTGCCGAAGAGTACGGGCTGGTGGCGGCGATGCAGCTTAAGGCACAGGTTATCGCACTGCACAATGTCGCCAGGGGAGAGTCAGTGGGATACGGCCGCGACTGGGTTGCCCCGCGGGACAGTGTTATCGCTACCGTTGGTATTGGTTATGCTGACGGGTATCCGCGCCACTGTCCCAGTGGTACGCCGGTCATCATTCGCGGCCAACGTGCACCGCTGGTTGGGCGTGTTTCCATGGATATGATTACTATCGATGTCACCGGTATAGAAGGTGTCGCCCTGCAGGATGATGTGGAGTTGTGGGGAGCGCGGTTACCCGTGGATGAGGTGGCTGGCTGGGCCGGAACTATTAGCTACGAGTTGATCAGTCGTGTATCGTCGCGAGTACCAAGGGATAGTCGTTAA
- a CDS encoding M14 family zinc carboxypeptidase, with protein MKNAHPHTTVQVAETLWQTHNYRQLDKPHLRFNDIEPIIKALAERADITLTTLGHTCAQRPIYRLTTGHGPMVILAWTQMHGDEPTATAAVLDWLRILPDLAATSLPSDWQSLVTIHVIPMLNPDGAERCTRVNEQGIDINRDARQLQTPEGNILWQQVNELHPDVAFNLHDQNPYYTAGNSAYPSTIAFLAPAFHPDKHVDAPRLRAKQLIACMAETLSHWLPCHIGRYDDTYSLRSFGDNIAGTGASTILIESGAHPQDPHRQVARKMNVIALHSALDALLCNRYQEKSLADYYAIPDNVEDGLTDVKFGQVKQTIHHTTYTCDISVNIDAGGNGSISHIGDLSTQSAFKTVGAYDAVVLPLKAKHFSEPFTLTKANYLDLLAAGVCYFVGDSSTLNNETGMPVLCLAQPLDTPALFPGAPAYWLMTDADNTQWAVLNGQVIEL; from the coding sequence ATGAAAAATGCCCATCCGCATACCACCGTTCAGGTGGCTGAGACGCTCTGGCAAACGCACAATTACCGGCAACTGGATAAGCCGCATCTGCGCTTTAACGACATCGAACCCATCATTAAAGCCCTGGCCGAACGTGCGGACATCACGTTAACCACACTGGGCCACACTTGTGCCCAACGGCCGATTTATCGGTTAACCACCGGTCATGGTCCGATGGTGATTCTGGCCTGGACGCAAATGCATGGTGACGAACCGACGGCAACGGCGGCGGTACTCGACTGGCTGCGTATTTTGCCCGACCTGGCGGCCACGTCTTTGCCCTCAGACTGGCAATCCCTGGTCACTATTCATGTTATTCCAATGCTAAACCCGGACGGGGCCGAGCGTTGTACACGGGTCAATGAACAGGGTATCGATATTAACCGGGATGCGCGCCAATTGCAGACGCCGGAAGGCAATATTCTGTGGCAACAGGTGAATGAACTACACCCGGATGTCGCGTTTAATCTGCATGATCAAAATCCCTATTACACCGCCGGGAACAGCGCCTACCCGTCAACCATTGCCTTTTTGGCGCCCGCTTTCCACCCCGATAAACATGTTGATGCGCCGCGCTTGCGAGCCAAACAATTAATCGCGTGTATGGCAGAAACACTGAGCCATTGGTTACCCTGCCATATTGGCCGATACGACGACACCTACTCCTTGCGTTCTTTTGGCGATAATATTGCTGGCACCGGCGCAAGTACAATCCTGATCGAATCTGGCGCGCATCCGCAGGATCCGCACCGCCAGGTGGCCAGAAAAATGAATGTCATAGCGCTGCACAGCGCCCTGGATGCTTTGCTGTGTAACCGTTATCAGGAAAAGTCCCTGGCCGATTATTACGCTATCCCGGACAACGTTGAGGATGGTTTGACCGATGTAAAGTTCGGCCAGGTTAAACAAACCATTCACCATACCACTTACACCTGTGATATCAGCGTTAATATCGACGCCGGAGGTAATGGAAGCATCAGCCATATTGGCGATCTCTCAACGCAGTCAGCATTTAAAACCGTGGGTGCCTATGACGCAGTGGTATTACCGCTAAAAGCCAAACACTTCAGCGAGCCCTTTACGTTAACTAAAGCAAACTATCTCGACTTATTAGCGGCCGGCGTATGCTACTTTGTGGGCGATAGCAGTACGCTCAACAACGAAACTGGTATGCCGGTACTTTGTTTGGCGCAGCCGCTTGATACCCCTGCGTTATTTCCCGGAGCGCCAGCCTACTGGCTGATGACTGATGCTGATAATACCCAATGGGCGGTATTAAACGGTCAGGTGATAGAGCTATAA
- a CDS encoding BadF/BadG/BcrA/BcrD ATPase family protein, with translation MSTAKDNRTYWVGIDGGGTKSHAVLFDAQYQVLGEGRSGPANIARHGKQALNAILGSVEQAVANSGLSFDSIKSELSVSAGLAGACLDSSVALLERWQHPFGDFTFTSDLHTALLGAHGGGDGAVLITGTGSCAASLVNGQITQFGGFGFQLGDQGSGAWLGQQAIQLALLHADGITSAEGLWHAAKEVYGCNTPAQIVDLLNGASSAEFARFAPQVFTLASQADECAQQLIQQGADYLNTLVMRALADSSMPLVFNGGLAALWLPYLDAAIRAHIRPAQYSAEWGAVYFCRRGQSCPA, from the coding sequence ATGAGTACAGCTAAGGATAACCGAACCTACTGGGTGGGGATTGACGGCGGCGGCACTAAAAGTCATGCCGTGCTATTTGATGCGCAGTACCAGGTTCTTGGCGAGGGACGCAGTGGCCCGGCGAATATCGCCAGACATGGCAAACAGGCGCTTAACGCCATTCTCGGTTCGGTTGAACAAGCCGTGGCAAACAGCGGTTTATCCTTTGATTCGATAAAGAGTGAATTATCGGTGAGTGCCGGATTGGCGGGGGCGTGTCTTGACTCTTCGGTTGCGTTGCTTGAACGCTGGCAACATCCCTTTGGCGATTTTACGTTCACGTCTGATTTGCATACAGCGCTGCTGGGAGCGCATGGTGGTGGCGACGGAGCGGTGTTAATTACCGGTACCGGTTCGTGTGCGGCGTCACTGGTAAATGGCCAAATCACCCAGTTTGGTGGTTTTGGTTTCCAACTTGGTGATCAGGGCAGTGGTGCATGGCTGGGACAGCAAGCAATACAACTGGCACTATTGCACGCCGATGGAATAACCAGTGCTGAGGGATTGTGGCATGCCGCCAAAGAGGTTTACGGATGCAATACACCAGCACAAATAGTCGACCTGCTGAATGGCGCCTCGTCAGCGGAATTTGCCCGCTTCGCACCGCAGGTATTTACCCTCGCCAGCCAGGCAGATGAGTGCGCACAGCAACTTATTCAACAGGGGGCTGATTATCTCAATACGCTGGTGATGCGCGCATTGGCTGATTCATCGATGCCACTGGTATTTAACGGTGGGCTCGCCGCGCTGTGGCTACCTTACCTGGATGCTGCGATCAGGGCCCATATCAGACCCGCCCAATATAGCGCGGAGTGGGGCGCTGTTTATTTTTGCCGACGAGGACAGAGTTGCCCGGCGTAA
- the murQ gene encoding N-acetylmuramic acid 6-phosphate etherase encodes MQTTDKHSATLLEQLNRIISEGRNPGTMDIDVLPTIEILEKINQEDAGVADAVRKTIPHIAKAVDAIVPRLQKGGRLVYMGAGTSGRLGILDAVECKPTFSVSDKMVVGIIAGGDHAIKHAVEGAEDDTAKGIEDLKAIDFSANDVLIGLSASGRTPYVTAAMEYANSLAAVSVAVTCNPDSPMMACAGIGICAVVGAECLTGSTRMKSGTAQKLILNMISTASMIRLGKTYENLMVDVNASNQKLKARATRIVMQATDCTEDVADQALKDANNSAKLAILMILTGQNAEDAESLLAQHGGFLRRAVDSGLK; translated from the coding sequence ATGCAGACAACAGACAAACACTCGGCAACACTGCTCGAACAACTCAACAGAATCATCTCTGAAGGTCGCAACCCGGGAACGATGGATATCGACGTTTTACCGACCATCGAGATACTCGAAAAAATAAACCAGGAAGATGCCGGTGTTGCTGATGCGGTGCGCAAAACTATTCCGCATATTGCCAAGGCTGTCGACGCAATTGTGCCACGCTTACAAAAAGGTGGGCGTCTTGTGTATATGGGAGCGGGTACCAGCGGCCGTTTGGGGATCCTTGACGCAGTTGAGTGTAAACCCACCTTCAGTGTATCAGATAAAATGGTCGTCGGTATTATTGCCGGCGGCGATCATGCCATTAAACATGCCGTTGAAGGGGCCGAAGACGATACAGCTAAAGGCATTGAAGATCTTAAAGCTATCGACTTTTCCGCTAACGATGTGCTTATTGGTTTGTCGGCCAGCGGCCGCACGCCCTACGTTACTGCTGCCATGGAATATGCCAACAGTCTTGCGGCTGTCTCGGTGGCCGTTACCTGTAACCCGGACTCACCTATGATGGCTTGCGCTGGCATCGGCATTTGTGCGGTAGTGGGTGCAGAATGTCTGACCGGCTCAACGCGTATGAAGTCAGGCACGGCCCAAAAGCTCATACTCAACATGATCAGCACCGCCAGCATGATTAGACTGGGTAAGACCTACGAAAATCTCATGGTCGATGTTAACGCCAGCAATCAAAAACTCAAAGCTCGCGCTACCCGCATAGTGATGCAGGCAACAGACTGCACAGAAGACGTCGCCGACCAGGCGCTTAAAGATGCTAATAACAGTGCAAAACTGGCTATTTTGATGATTTTAACCGGTCAAAATGCCGAGGATGCCGAATCGTTACTGGCGCAACATGGTGGCTTTTTGCGACGCGCCGTTGACTCTGGTTTAAAGTAA